In Jeotgalibaca arthritidis, a single genomic region encodes these proteins:
- the rbfA gene encoding 30S ribosome-binding factor RbfA: MANYRAGRVKQEILREVNTILSKNIKDPRIKDVTITDVDLTGDLQNATIYYSTLQELASDREKVQLGLEKATGLIRKELGSKLSLYRTPEIEFKRDESIAYGNKIEELIRQIHDEDDAR; this comes from the coding sequence ATGGCAAACTATCGCGCTGGTAGAGTAAAGCAAGAAATCTTACGTGAAGTAAACACCATTTTGTCAAAAAACATCAAAGATCCACGTATCAAAGATGTGACAATTACTGATGTTGACCTAACGGGTGACTTGCAAAACGCAACCATTTACTATAGTACGCTTCAAGAACTAGCAAGTGACCGTGAAAAGGTTCAGCTAGGCTTGGAAAAAGCAACAGGTCTAATTCGTAAAGAATTAGGATCAAAATTATCTTTATATCGTACACCAGAAATAGAATTCAAACGTGATGAATCAATCGCGTATGGTAATAAGATTGAAGAATTAATTCGTCAAATCCACGATGAGGATGACGCGAGATAA
- the infB gene encoding translation initiation factor IF-2 has protein sequence MVKKRVYEYAKEHNTSSKDVIEKAKQAGLNFQSHMSIMEDEDVKKMDKQMKSKNEAPVSSHNKKNTTVSQKTTTTNQTAKPASKPAAKKADGQKPATQGNRQPARGGNQSNFNNNRGKGGFNKRNNRNKKRDNRAPKPPVPQRKFRELPETFIYTEGMNIQDVAKKLHREPAEIIKKLFMMGIVATQNQPLDAETLELIAADYGINAEQKIEVDISDLDVYFEEDDNKEEMTTRPPVVTIMGHVDHGKTTLLDSLRNTKVSLSEAGGITQHIGAYQVEIDKKPITFLDTPGHAAFTTMRARGADVTDITIIVVAADDGVMPQTVEAINHAKAADVPIIVAVNKIDKPTANPDRVMQELTEHGLIPESWGGDTIFVNISAKFGEGIDELLEMILLVAEVQELKANPNRLAIGSVIEARLDKSKGPISTLLVQAGTLKVGDPIVVGNTFGRVRAMTNDQGRRVKTAGPSMPVEITGLNEAPQAGDRFVVFEDEKTARSVGEDRTKRAQVESRNNQNRVTLDNLFSSLKEGELKEVGIIIKADVQGSVEALAGSLQKIEVEGVRIRIIHSAVGAINESDITLAAASNAIIIGFNVRATPQAKIQADQESVDIRLHRVIYSAIEEIETAMKGMLDPEYEEKITGSALIRETFKVSKVGTIGGAFVTDGVIKRSSGVRVIRDNIVIFEGELASLKRFKDDAREVAKGFECGLMIEGYNDIREDDVIEAFEMVEIVRK, from the coding sequence ATGGTTAAAAAAAGAGTCTACGAATATGCTAAAGAACATAACACATCTAGTAAGGACGTTATCGAAAAAGCAAAACAAGCGGGACTAAACTTTCAAAGCCACATGTCAATAATGGAAGATGAGGATGTTAAAAAAATGGATAAACAAATGAAGAGTAAGAATGAAGCGCCTGTATCTTCCCATAACAAGAAAAATACAACAGTTTCACAAAAAACAACAACTACCAACCAAACTGCTAAGCCAGCAAGTAAACCTGCTGCTAAAAAAGCTGACGGACAAAAGCCAGCAACTCAAGGTAATCGTCAACCTGCACGAGGTGGAAATCAAAGTAACTTTAATAATAATAGAGGTAAAGGCGGCTTTAACAAACGTAACAACCGCAATAAAAAGCGTGATAATCGTGCGCCTAAACCACCTGTACCACAACGTAAATTCCGTGAATTGCCAGAAACATTTATTTATACAGAAGGTATGAATATTCAAGATGTTGCTAAAAAACTACACCGTGAACCAGCAGAAATCATTAAAAAATTGTTCATGATGGGGATTGTAGCAACTCAAAATCAACCGTTAGATGCTGAAACGCTAGAGTTGATTGCGGCTGATTATGGCATTAACGCAGAACAAAAGATTGAAGTTGATATTTCAGATTTAGATGTTTATTTCGAAGAAGATGACAACAAAGAAGAAATGACAACTCGACCGCCAGTTGTTACCATTATGGGACACGTTGACCATGGTAAAACAACACTACTTGACTCACTTAGAAATACAAAAGTAAGTTTAAGTGAAGCTGGTGGAATTACACAGCATATCGGTGCTTACCAAGTTGAAATTGATAAAAAACCAATCACATTCTTGGATACACCAGGACATGCGGCCTTTACAACGATGCGTGCGCGTGGAGCGGACGTAACAGATATTACGATTATCGTTGTTGCAGCTGATGATGGTGTTATGCCACAAACAGTTGAAGCGATTAACCATGCGAAAGCAGCAGATGTTCCGATTATCGTAGCAGTTAACAAAATTGACAAACCGACAGCGAACCCTGACCGCGTTATGCAAGAATTAACAGAACATGGTTTAATTCCTGAATCATGGGGTGGCGATACCATCTTCGTTAACATCTCAGCTAAATTTGGTGAAGGTATCGACGAACTATTAGAAATGATTTTATTAGTTGCTGAAGTACAAGAACTGAAAGCTAATCCAAATCGTTTAGCAATCGGTAGTGTCATTGAAGCACGTCTTGATAAATCAAAAGGACCGATTTCAACATTACTAGTACAAGCTGGAACATTAAAAGTAGGAGATCCTATCGTTGTAGGTAATACATTCGGACGTGTTCGTGCGATGACTAACGATCAAGGTCGCCGTGTAAAAACAGCTGGACCATCTATGCCTGTAGAAATTACTGGCTTGAACGAAGCACCTCAAGCTGGTGACCGTTTCGTAGTCTTTGAAGACGAAAAAACGGCACGTTCAGTTGGGGAAGATCGTACTAAACGTGCACAAGTTGAATCACGTAACAACCAAAACCGAGTGACATTAGATAACTTATTCTCTAGCTTGAAAGAGGGAGAATTGAAAGAAGTTGGCATTATTATTAAAGCTGACGTTCAAGGTTCGGTTGAAGCACTTGCTGGAAGTTTACAAAAGATTGAAGTAGAAGGCGTTCGTATCCGTATTATTCACTCGGCTGTAGGTGCGATTAACGAAAGTGATATCACACTAGCTGCAGCAAGTAATGCGATTATTATCGGGTTTAACGTTCGTGCAACACCTCAAGCTAAGATTCAAGCAGACCAAGAAAGTGTTGATATTCGTCTTCACCGTGTTATCTATAGCGCAATTGAAGAGATTGAAACAGCTATGAAAGGGATGCTTGATCCTGAGTACGAAGAAAAAATCACTGGATCTGCGCTTATTCGTGAGACGTTTAAAGTATCTAAAGTGGGTACAATCGGTGGTGCATTCGTTACTGATGGTGTCATCAAACGTAGCAGTGGCGTTCGTGTTATTCGTGATAACATTGTTATCTTTGAAGGCGAACTAGCGAGCTTGAAACGCTTTAAAGACGATGCTCGTGAAGTAGCAAAAGGATTTGAATGTGGTTTAATGATTGAAGGCTACAACGATATTCGCGAAGATGATGTCATCGAAGCATTCGAAATGGTTGAAATCGTTAGAAAATAA
- a CDS encoding L7Ae/L30e/S12e/Gadd45 family ribosomal protein has protein sequence MEQSKKQLNLLGIATRARKLISGEELTIKAIQRNEAKLVIVATDCSDNTKEKLLNKCTYYKVPFDSSFTSDEISIAIGKSRSICAFTEKGFADSYLKLKGTNNMR, from the coding sequence ATGGAACAGTCTAAAAAACAACTGAACCTACTTGGCATTGCAACTCGAGCAAGAAAGCTAATTAGCGGTGAAGAGCTAACAATTAAAGCGATTCAACGTAACGAAGCAAAACTTGTTATTGTTGCAACTGATTGTAGCGATAATACAAAAGAAAAACTATTAAACAAATGCACCTACTATAAGGTTCCTTTTGATAGCTCATTCACATCTGATGAAATAAGCATTGCAATTGGAAAAAGTCGCTCAATTTGTGCCTTTACTGAAAAGGGATTTGCTGACAGTTATTTAAAGCTGAAAGGAACGAACAATATGAGATAA
- the rnpM gene encoding RNase P modulator RnpM — protein MKKKKIPMRRCIVSNEMKPKKEMIRIVRTPEGVLEIDPSGKKNGRGAYVSLEPELVEKAKKNKLFERQFEVAVSDDFYQELYDYVDHQKARSQINGTV, from the coding sequence ATGAAGAAAAAAAAGATTCCAATGCGTCGTTGCATTGTATCAAACGAGATGAAGCCTAAAAAAGAAATGATTCGAATCGTAAGAACACCAGAAGGGGTCCTTGAAATAGACCCATCTGGAAAAAAGAATGGTAGAGGCGCTTATGTTTCTTTAGAACCTGAATTAGTTGAAAAGGCTAAGAAGAACAAGCTGTTTGAGCGTCAGTTCGAAGTAGCAGTATCAGACGACTTTTACCAAGAATTATACGATTACGTTGATCACCAAAAAGCTAGGAGCCAGATTAATGGAACAGTCTAA
- the nusA gene encoding transcription termination factor NusA, whose translation MNKDMLSALDVLEKDKGISKEIVISALEAALVSAYKRNYGQAQNVDVEFNEKNGDIHVYSVKEVVDMVFDSTLEVSIEDAIEINKGYEIGDKIRFEVTPRDFGRIAAQTAKQVIMQRIREAERSIIYDEFIAYENDILNGVVERQDSRYIYVNLGKIEAVLSKQEQIPGEEFQPHDRIKVYVTKVENTSKGPQIFVSRSHPDLLKRLFEQEVPEIYDGVVEIISIAREAGDRSKIAVRSRDVNVDPVGTCVGPRGQRVQAIVNELKGENMDIVKWDEDPAQYIANALNPAQVVHVDFEPAKGSCTVVVPDYQLSLAIGKRGQNARLAAKLTGFKIDIKSETDYGVMMAEQADTSEVVEEEIYVSDIDEVLEMDAVNPAEDIQQADEVAEDILDADETENRIAEVELDPEEDYNELLNDSDQ comes from the coding sequence ATGAATAAAGATATGCTTAGTGCTCTAGATGTATTAGAAAAAGATAAAGGTATTTCAAAAGAGATTGTCATAAGTGCTCTTGAGGCAGCTTTAGTTTCTGCATATAAACGTAACTATGGACAAGCACAAAATGTTGATGTTGAATTTAACGAAAAAAATGGTGATATCCATGTTTATTCAGTTAAAGAAGTTGTCGATATGGTGTTTGACTCAACTTTAGAAGTAAGCATCGAAGATGCGATTGAAATTAATAAAGGCTACGAAATCGGTGATAAAATCCGCTTTGAAGTGACACCACGTGACTTTGGACGAATTGCAGCACAAACAGCTAAACAAGTTATTATGCAACGTATTCGTGAAGCAGAACGCAGTATTATTTATGATGAGTTCATTGCTTATGAGAATGATATTTTAAACGGTGTTGTTGAAAGACAAGATTCTCGTTATATCTATGTTAACTTAGGTAAAATCGAAGCTGTTCTATCAAAACAAGAACAAATTCCAGGAGAAGAGTTCCAACCACATGACCGTATTAAGGTTTATGTTACAAAAGTTGAAAACACATCAAAAGGCCCTCAAATTTTTGTAAGTAGAAGCCACCCTGATTTGTTGAAACGTTTATTCGAACAAGAAGTTCCTGAAATCTACGACGGTGTTGTTGAAATTATTTCAATCGCGCGTGAAGCAGGGGACCGTTCGAAAATCGCTGTTCGCTCACGCGACGTTAACGTTGATCCAGTCGGAACATGTGTAGGCCCTCGCGGACAACGTGTTCAAGCGATTGTTAATGAATTAAAAGGCGAAAACATGGATATTGTGAAGTGGGATGAAGACCCAGCACAATATATTGCAAATGCTCTAAACCCAGCACAAGTGGTTCATGTTGATTTTGAACCTGCAAAAGGTAGCTGTACAGTTGTCGTTCCTGATTATCAATTATCACTTGCAATTGGGAAACGTGGACAAAACGCACGTCTAGCTGCTAAACTAACAGGCTTTAAAATTGATATTAAATCAGAAACAGATTATGGTGTCATGATGGCAGAACAAGCTGACACATCAGAAGTTGTTGAAGAAGAGATTTATGTATCAGATATTGATGAAGTTCTTGAAATGGATGCTGTTAATCCAGCAGAAGACATTCAACAAGCAGATGAAGTAGCTGAAGATATCTTGGATGCTGACGAAACAGAAAATCGTATCGCTGAAGTGGAGTTAGATCCTGAAGAAGATTATAACGAATTATTAAATGACTCTGATCAATAA
- the rimP gene encoding ribosome maturation factor RimP, producing MSRVVDVVKEAVLPVVDERNFELVDVEFLKEGKNWFLRIYIDKPGGIDIEECAWVSERVSDIMDQMDPDPIPQAYFLEVSSPGAERPLKTDKDLQNAVGSYVNLSYYQAIDGEKSHEGTLLEVTEDSVKLEIKIKTRVKTIEIPREKIAKARLAIQF from the coding sequence GTGAGCCGAGTAGTTGATGTTGTAAAGGAAGCAGTCTTGCCTGTTGTCGATGAACGTAACTTTGAATTGGTTGACGTAGAATTTTTGAAAGAAGGTAAAAATTGGTTTTTACGTATCTACATTGATAAACCAGGTGGAATTGATATTGAAGAATGTGCATGGGTAAGTGAGCGCGTCAGCGATATTATGGATCAAATGGATCCAGATCCAATTCCTCAGGCTTATTTCTTAGAAGTATCCTCTCCGGGTGCAGAAAGACCATTAAAGACAGATAAAGACTTACAAAATGCCGTTGGAAGCTACGTCAACTTGTCTTATTACCAAGCCATCGATGGAGAAAAATCCCACGAAGGAACGCTTTTAGAAGTTACAGAAGACAGCGTGAAACTTGAAATTAAAATTAAAACACGTGTGAAAACAATTGAAATTCCGCGTGAAAAAATTGCGAAAGCAAGACTAGCCATCCAATTTTAA
- a CDS encoding PolC-type DNA polymerase III, producing the protein MNKKELFQQLLEQIQLKNEVDYLPYFNEGEVEQVYVYKKSKVWHFILRFPDILPFEIFQALTSNLTRAFKTIADIDLQIKAEKPVITDEKIIDYWDTVINRSNISSPIVKEILRNHAPIVQDGVVTLQLANEITKNHLKDNYLSLIQQNFLVLGFPEFKIQVELNEKASEEMRTRYLERKEEQEAIMIQQAEKNLKIYEEEQSKKADNGGMVEGPLQLGSNIPDKEEPRQMISITEEERSVIVQGHVFDSEVRELRSGRKLLIFKVTDYSSSFSVKIFSNNEKDEANFEKVKKGIWVRVRGSVQEDTFMRDLVINARDVNEVKVPERKDYAPDNEKRVELHLHSNMSSMDATNSVSDLVAQAAKWGHKAIAITDHATAQAYPDAHAAGQKHGIKILYGVEANIVDDGVPVAYNPVHKELSESTYVVFDVETTGLSAVYDTIIEIAAVKMYKGNVIDTFEAFINPGVALSQLIINLTGITDSMLRDAPNEAAVMPKFREFCEDGILVAHNASFDMGFINKSYERLGLGEAPNPVIDTLEMSRFLHPQLKSHRLNTLAKRYNVNLEQHHRAVFDAETTGHLCWIFIKEAKEDHNILYHDQLNDGVGKGDSYKQARPFHATIIAKNQDGLKDLFELLSLSFVQYYYRVPRIPRSLLMEKRENLLIGSACSNGEIFEAMMQKGKEEASERAKFYDYIEVMPKGIYKPLIERELVKNESDLEEIISELVTIGKELNKPVVATGNVHYLNREDAIYREILLGSLKINQGKKLNLPEAHFRSTDEMLNDFKFLGKDVAKEIVVENPNHVVDMVEEITPIKDKLYTPNIEGANDEIKELSYNEAKRLYGEDLPDIVVKRLEKELKSIIGNGFAVIYLISQKLVHKSNEDGYLVGSRGSVGSSFVATMTGITEVNPLPPHYRCPGCHYSHFINDGSIGSGYDLEEKACPSCGTMMDRDGHDIPFETFLGFYGDKVPDIDLNFSGEYQAQAHAYTKVLFGEDYVFRAGTIGTVADKTAYGYVKGYERDHGYHYSAAEVDRLAKGCTGVKRTTGQHPGGIIVIPDYMDVYDFTPIQFPADDQSSEWKTTHFDFHSIHDNVLKLDILGHDDPTMIRMLQDLSGIDPVTIPPNDPEVMKIFSGTEVLGVTPEQIFSKTGTLGVPEFGTRFVRGMLEQTKPATFAELLQISGLSHGTDVYLGNAETLIRENNIPLADVIGCRDDIMVYLIYHGMEDGIAFKIMESVRKGKGIPDDWQADMRANNIPEWYIQSCLKIKYMFPKAHAAAYVLMALRVAYFKVHDPILYYCAYFSVRAYDFDLVAMSQGKEAIKAKMKEIMDKGLEASVKEKNLLTVLEIANEMVERGFEFKMIDIDRSDATNFIIDGNSLIAPFRAVPSLGENVAKQIVIAREEQPFLSKQDLQTRGKVSKTIIDYMTENGVLDGMPDENQLSLFDF; encoded by the coding sequence ATGAATAAAAAAGAACTTTTCCAGCAGCTGCTAGAACAAATTCAGCTGAAGAATGAGGTAGACTATCTACCGTATTTTAATGAGGGTGAAGTAGAGCAAGTTTATGTCTATAAAAAATCAAAAGTTTGGCATTTTATCCTTCGCTTCCCTGATATTTTACCATTTGAAATCTTTCAAGCCTTGACCTCGAATTTGACACGCGCTTTTAAGACCATTGCAGACATTGATTTGCAAATAAAGGCTGAAAAACCAGTGATTACTGATGAAAAAATTATAGATTACTGGGATACAGTCATTAATCGTAGTAATATCTCATCACCAATTGTAAAAGAAATTTTAAGAAATCACGCACCTATTGTACAAGATGGTGTTGTGACATTACAGTTAGCTAATGAAATTACTAAAAACCACTTGAAAGACAATTATCTCTCTCTTATTCAACAAAATTTCTTAGTTCTAGGTTTTCCTGAGTTTAAAATTCAAGTTGAGTTAAATGAAAAAGCATCGGAAGAGATGCGCACACGCTACTTGGAACGCAAAGAAGAACAAGAAGCTATTATGATTCAGCAAGCCGAGAAAAACTTGAAGATTTATGAAGAGGAGCAAAGTAAGAAAGCCGATAACGGCGGTATGGTTGAAGGACCACTTCAACTTGGCTCTAATATTCCGGATAAAGAAGAGCCGAGACAAATGATTTCAATAACAGAAGAGGAACGGTCTGTTATTGTTCAAGGACATGTTTTTGATAGTGAGGTCAGAGAACTGCGCTCAGGAAGAAAGCTACTTATTTTTAAAGTGACTGATTATTCTTCTTCATTTAGTGTTAAGATTTTTTCTAATAATGAAAAAGATGAAGCAAACTTTGAAAAAGTGAAAAAGGGTATTTGGGTTCGGGTTCGAGGTAGTGTTCAAGAAGATACCTTTATGAGAGATCTCGTGATTAATGCGAGAGATGTTAATGAAGTAAAAGTTCCTGAACGTAAAGATTATGCTCCTGACAATGAAAAACGTGTGGAACTGCACTTACATTCGAATATGAGTTCAATGGATGCGACGAATAGTGTATCTGATTTAGTTGCTCAGGCAGCTAAGTGGGGCCATAAAGCAATTGCAATTACTGACCATGCGACTGCTCAAGCCTATCCAGATGCTCACGCTGCCGGCCAAAAGCATGGCATAAAAATCCTTTACGGTGTTGAAGCAAACATTGTCGATGATGGGGTTCCCGTTGCCTACAATCCTGTTCACAAAGAGTTATCAGAAAGTACTTATGTTGTCTTTGACGTTGAGACAACCGGGCTATCAGCCGTTTATGATACGATTATTGAGATTGCGGCCGTTAAAATGTACAAGGGAAATGTGATTGATACATTCGAAGCATTTATCAATCCTGGGGTTGCCTTATCACAACTCATCATTAACTTAACGGGGATTACAGATTCGATGTTACGCGATGCACCGAATGAAGCAGCTGTTATGCCTAAATTCCGGGAGTTCTGTGAAGACGGTATTTTAGTTGCCCATAATGCATCATTTGATATGGGTTTCATTAACAAATCCTATGAACGTTTAGGGTTAGGAGAAGCACCAAATCCTGTTATTGATACACTGGAGATGTCTCGCTTTTTACATCCGCAACTAAAATCACATCGTTTGAACACACTAGCTAAACGTTACAACGTTAATCTGGAACAGCATCACCGGGCTGTTTTTGATGCGGAAACAACAGGCCATTTGTGCTGGATTTTTATAAAAGAAGCTAAGGAAGATCACAATATTCTCTATCACGATCAACTAAATGATGGTGTTGGAAAAGGGGACTCCTATAAACAAGCGCGTCCATTCCATGCGACGATTATAGCCAAAAACCAGGACGGTCTAAAAGATTTATTTGAATTACTTAGTCTGTCATTTGTGCAGTACTATTACCGAGTACCTCGTATCCCACGCAGTCTCTTGATGGAGAAACGTGAAAATTTATTAATTGGATCTGCTTGTAGCAATGGCGAAATATTTGAAGCTATGATGCAAAAAGGTAAAGAAGAAGCCAGTGAGCGCGCAAAATTCTACGATTACATCGAAGTCATGCCAAAAGGGATTTATAAACCTCTTATTGAACGTGAATTAGTGAAGAATGAAAGTGATTTGGAAGAAATCATTTCAGAGCTTGTTACAATTGGTAAGGAACTAAATAAACCCGTTGTAGCAACAGGGAATGTCCATTATTTAAACCGTGAAGATGCCATTTACCGTGAAATCTTGTTAGGATCACTCAAAATTAACCAAGGTAAAAAGCTAAACTTGCCGGAAGCACATTTTAGATCAACCGATGAGATGTTGAATGATTTTAAATTCTTAGGTAAAGATGTCGCTAAGGAAATTGTTGTTGAGAATCCTAACCATGTTGTCGATATGGTTGAAGAGATTACGCCAATTAAAGATAAATTATATACACCAAATATCGAAGGCGCCAACGATGAAATTAAAGAGCTCTCTTATAACGAAGCGAAACGCCTTTATGGTGAAGATTTGCCAGACATTGTTGTCAAGCGGTTAGAAAAGGAACTAAAAAGTATTATTGGAAATGGGTTCGCTGTTATCTACTTGATTTCACAAAAACTCGTTCATAAATCCAATGAAGACGGCTATCTTGTTGGGTCGCGGGGATCAGTTGGTTCAAGTTTTGTGGCTACTATGACGGGGATTACGGAAGTAAATCCGTTACCGCCTCACTACCGCTGTCCAGGCTGTCATTACAGTCACTTCATAAATGACGGATCGATTGGTTCTGGTTATGACTTGGAAGAAAAAGCATGTCCAAGCTGTGGCACGATGATGGACCGTGACGGCCATGATATTCCATTTGAAACATTCTTGGGCTTCTATGGGGATAAAGTTCCCGATATTGATTTGAACTTCTCGGGTGAGTATCAAGCACAAGCCCATGCTTATACGAAAGTTCTTTTTGGTGAAGACTATGTATTCCGTGCAGGAACAATTGGTACAGTAGCGGATAAAACAGCTTATGGTTATGTTAAAGGTTACGAACGAGATCATGGTTATCATTATTCAGCTGCAGAAGTTGATCGGTTAGCTAAAGGCTGTACAGGCGTTAAACGGACAACCGGACAGCATCCGGGGGGGATTATCGTTATTCCAGACTATATGGACGTTTATGATTTTACACCAATCCAATTCCCTGCTGATGACCAATCATCCGAATGGAAAACAACTCACTTTGACTTCCATTCCATTCATGACAATGTCTTGAAACTGGATATTCTAGGTCACGATGATCCGACAATGATTCGGATGTTGCAAGACTTATCCGGTATTGATCCTGTTACGATTCCACCAAATGATCCTGAGGTTATGAAGATATTCTCTGGAACAGAGGTCTTGGGTGTCACACCAGAGCAAATTTTTAGTAAGACAGGTACACTAGGTGTTCCGGAGTTTGGAACGCGCTTTGTTCGGGGCATGCTCGAACAAACGAAACCAGCAACCTTTGCCGAATTACTTCAAATCTCAGGTCTATCGCATGGTACCGACGTTTATTTAGGGAATGCGGAAACCTTAATTCGTGAAAATAATATTCCACTTGCCGATGTTATCGGCTGTCGTGATGATATTATGGTTTACCTAATCTATCATGGTATGGAAGATGGTATTGCGTTCAAGATTATGGAGAGTGTTCGTAAAGGTAAAGGCATTCCAGATGACTGGCAAGCAGACATGCGAGCTAATAATATTCCAGAATGGTATATTCAATCGTGCTTAAAAATCAAATACATGTTCCCGAAAGCCCATGCGGCTGCCTACGTTTTAATGGCACTTCGTGTTGCTTACTTTAAAGTTCACGATCCAATCTTGTATTACTGCGCTTATTTCTCAGTTCGTGCTTACGACTTTGATTTGGTAGCTATGTCACAGGGTAAAGAAGCCATTAAAGCTAAAATGAAAGAGATTATGGATAAAGGGCTAGAAGCATCGGTTAAGGAGAAAAACCTCTTAACGGTACTTGAAATCGCTAATGAAATGGTAGAACGCGGCTTTGAATTTAAAATGATTGATATTGATCGCTCTGATGCCACCAACTTCATTATTGATGGTAATAGCTTAATTGCGCCATTTAGAGCAGTACCAAGTTTGGGAGAAAACGTGGCCAAGCAAATTGTCATTGCGCGTGAAGAACAACCATTCTTATCAAAACAAGATTTACAAACAAGAGGTAAAGTCTCTAAAACCATTATTGACTACATGACTGAAAATGGTGTTTTAGACGGTATGCCAGATGAAAACCAATTGTCGCTATTTGACTTCTAA
- the rseP gene encoding RIP metalloprotease RseP, translating to MRTIITFIIIFSILVIIHEFGHFYFAKRAGILVREFAIGMGPKIFSYRKNNTTYTVRLLPLGGYVRMAGYGDDETELKAGMLLSVVLDEKGDVTHINLSEKPLIDAVPLELTHFDLDRDMVIEGVVPGQEQASRYSVKRDALIIETDGTEVQVAPIDVQFQSASLFNRMLTNFAGPMNNFILGIIVFSSLAFMQGGVAVNRSQVGDVVANSPAQEAGLQANDVITAINGQEVSTWSEITALIQENPGKDMELLIERNEEEQHIQLISDPETGLIGIQQSIDRSFGAKIMYGFSQTWFVISSIFSLILSMFTKGFDINAFGGPVAIYAATEEVVSYGFYSILSFLGFLSVNLGTVNLLPIPALDGGKILLNIIEGVRGKPLEPEKEGIITVIGVGLLFILMILITWNDIQRFFFGG from the coding sequence ATAAGAACAATTATCACCTTTATCATCATTTTCAGTATTCTAGTGATTATCCATGAATTTGGTCATTTTTATTTTGCTAAACGAGCAGGAATTTTAGTGAGGGAATTTGCTATTGGCATGGGCCCTAAAATTTTTTCTTACCGCAAAAACAATACCACTTACACCGTTCGTCTATTACCGCTTGGAGGCTATGTCCGAATGGCTGGTTACGGAGACGATGAAACGGAGTTAAAGGCGGGGATGCTGCTCAGCGTTGTTTTGGATGAAAAAGGAGACGTTACTCACATTAACTTGAGTGAAAAGCCACTTATTGATGCTGTTCCTCTCGAACTTACTCACTTTGATTTAGATCGTGATATGGTGATTGAAGGCGTTGTTCCTGGTCAGGAACAAGCAAGCCGATATAGCGTAAAACGAGATGCTTTAATTATTGAGACTGACGGAACAGAAGTACAAGTGGCTCCTATTGATGTTCAATTCCAATCGGCTTCCTTGTTTAACCGTATGCTAACAAACTTTGCAGGGCCAATGAATAACTTTATTTTAGGGATTATTGTTTTTTCTTCCTTAGCTTTCATGCAAGGTGGGGTAGCAGTCAATCGTTCTCAAGTAGGGGATGTCGTTGCAAATAGTCCTGCACAAGAAGCAGGGCTTCAAGCCAATGATGTCATAACGGCTATTAACGGTCAGGAAGTTAGCACATGGTCTGAAATCACCGCACTGATCCAAGAAAATCCAGGCAAAGATATGGAGCTTTTAATTGAGCGAAACGAAGAGGAACAACATATTCAGCTAATCTCAGATCCTGAAACAGGATTGATTGGTATTCAACAAAGTATTGATCGCTCTTTTGGGGCTAAAATCATGTATGGTTTTTCTCAGACTTGGTTTGTAATCAGTTCTATATTCAGCTTGATTTTGTCAATGTTTACTAAGGGATTTGACATTAATGCCTTTGGTGGGCCTGTAGCGATATACGCTGCAACGGAAGAAGTCGTTAGCTATGGCTTTTATAGTATTTTAAGTTTCTTAGGGTTTTTAAGTGTCAACTTAGGTACTGTTAATCTCTTACCGATCCCGGCCCTAGATGGCGGTAAAATCCTGCTTAACATTATTGAGGGTGTGAGAGGCAAACCACTTGAACCTGAAAAAGAGGGTATTATTACTGTTATCGGTGTTGGTTTACTCTTTATATTGATGATTTTAATTACATGGAATGATATCCAAAGATTCTTCTTTGGTGGCTAA